The genome window TTGTTTTTATTAAAAGTAGAATAAAAAAAACTTCTCCAACAGCAAAGACAAATGCGAACAAATGGGATAGAGGTATAGGAATAGTAGAAATAGACGATAAAAACGAGTTCATACCCAGAAAAGATATATAAGCCCCTAATGAAGCAAAACTGGAAGTTCCTAATGTATAAGGTGTCGCAAGAGGGTTCCGCAACAACGCCTGAAAGGTTACTCCTCCTATAGATAGTCCTGCACCAACAAGAATGCTTATTAAGGTTCGTGGGATGCGATGAAAAAGAACAATTTCTATTGCCAGATTGTTATTAGCTGGGTCATAGTGTCTTATTTCCTGCCATAATCTTAAAGGAGAGATAGGTTCATACCCGATGAAAATACTCAATGGAATGAGCAATGAAAACAATAAAACGAAAAAGAAAAATTTAACTTTATGACCCTGTTTCATGGATTTTCTTTCTGTTCTACTTCAATAAGCAATCCTTTGGTAAGAGGGTGAATACCTACCCAGAAGGATGTATTATAAGCATTATTCAAGTTATCTATTGTGAGGGTTTCCTCTGCGTTTCCTTGAGCGATAATCTGATGACTCGATGATAACAGGATAAATTCATGGGCAAAGCGTGCAACTATATTAATTTCGTGAGATGCAATTACTACCGTATAACCTTCTTTACTCAATTTCTGAAGATGGTGAAGTGTCTCTGTTTGATGAGGCAAATCCAACCCGGATAAAGGTTCATCCAATAGAAGTATTTCAGGCTCTTGAGCTAGAATACTTGCGATAAGTGTCCTTTTGCATTCTCCACCAGAAAGTTCTGAGTAAAGACGGTCTTTCAATTTGTTTAAATTCATAATATTCATGCATTGCTCTATAACTTCATAATCTTTTTGAGTAAGACCAGAAAAGATAGGCTTTCTTGGAAAGCGTCCCATGGCAATAATTTCAAAAACAGTTAACGGAAAAATCGGAAAAATATTCTGGGGCAAAAAAGCAATTTTTTTTGCTCGTTCCCGAGCATGTAGAGAACTAATAGGTGCCTGATTTAAGAATATTTTTCCCTGTTTTGTTGGAATAATACCTGCTAATAACCGTAAAAGTGTGCTTTTCCCAGAACCATTAGGACCTACAAGAGCAGTTAATTTCCCCGAAGCGATTGAAAATTGGATGTTTTCAAATAACCGCTCTTCGGTATGATAACAAAAGGATAGATTTTCTGCTTTTAGAACTGGGTTCATAACCCTAATTCTACTTCGGGATGTAATAAAGTCGCAATTTTTTGTGCAATATCACAAATACGAGGTCCAGGACGCATACCATAAGATTCAAGAATAAAGTAAATACGACTTTTTTGAATTGCAGGAACAGAATCCAATGCTTTCCAATCTAAAAACAAAGCATCCAATTGTTTTTGAGTAAGATTTTCACCACAACGAAATTCAACAATCACCTCCGGTGCTTTTGATAGTACCTGCTCTGATGAAATTTCCAAATAATTTTGTGTTGAGTCTTCAAACACATTTTTACCCCCTGCTAATCTTAAAATTTCCGAAAGGAAGGATTGCCCTCCGGCTACTTGTATCGATGACAAATCACGAGGTTCCCTGCCTACAACAAGTAATGTGGGAACAGGGGCTAAATTTTTTGTCATTTCCTCTAACTTTTGAAAATTGTTTTTCATTTCTGTTATGAGATATTTCGCCTTATTCTTGGTATGAGTGATATCCCCTATGAGAGTAATACCGTCATAGATTTGTTGCAAAGTGTCCATAGGTATAGAGTGATATTGTATGCCCAATTGTTGAGATAATTCTTTAAGTTGTGGAATTTCGCCAGAAACAATAATTGTGGCAGGTTTTAACGAAGTGATTTTCTCAAGATTAGGTGATAAATAACTTCCGATACGATTAATATTTTGGGTCTCTGGCGGATAATCATCAAAATCACCAATTCCTTTCAATTGCTGATTTGCTCCAAGTGCAAAAATAATCTCTGTAATATTAGGACCAATCGAAACAATACCGCTTTTTTCAGGGCGAGAAGAACAAGCAATGCCGATGCAGATTAAAGGGCAAAAGACGATGGAAAAATAGAAAACTTTTAATCCCGTATCGAAACGGTCTTTACAAAAAAACAACATCATATACTACCTCTTAACCATAAGTATGAAACCGATTCTAAACCAGCCCATGAAATACCATAGCCTATATATATTATAATCTATTGATTTTATAAAATACATATTATATAGAAAATTATATAGAAAAGCGTTTTTGCTTGTTATGGATTAATTCAAGGCAAGGTAATATCAGAAAGGATTGTAGCATAACGATGGAATTTGTAAAGAAAAATGATTGGTATCCCCTGAGTTTCCTATGGAGAAAAAAATCGTGGGATACTTGGGACCCTCAAAAAACTTTTCAGAAATTAGATAAAGATATTTCTGAAAAAGAAAAAAAAGTTTTGTGGGTTCGTTCCTTAGTAGAAGAAGTAAATCGTATTTATTCTCACCGTCCGGGGTTCTCATATTGGTCTCAGGGGGAATTGCGTTCCCTGGAAATAATTACCGAGGTATTCCGTTACATTATTCATTATTATAGCCAGCAAGTAAAACCATTACCCATGCTGGATTTGGGCGAAAGTCTGGAAAAGGAATGGGGCGACAAAATCATTCGATTATTAAACGAATGGTTAGATGAATTTCCACCAGAAACTTTTTATCGGCAGGGAGTAGATGCAAACGCATTTTTTACAAAAGAACCTCGTGGAAATTCTCAATACGAAATTTTATGGCAGGAATATCTCTTAGGGTGGATTACAAATCAGAATCCTGCGGTAAAAAAATACAAAATTTTGTTTGATGATGAATCATTAAAAAAAAGACAGCCTTTATATCCCGATTCTATTAACAAGGCAGAGTCCATTATTCAACAATGGCCACCTTTGAAAGAAACAAATCGCTCTTTGTGGGATACGCTATGGGAACCTATAAGGGCATGTCCCAATTCTCTGGAAGAACAATTAGATTATATTCGTAAAAATTGGAGTTTTTTTCTGCCTCCCTCTTTACTTACAGAGTTAAACTTTGTATGGGGTATTATTCAGGAAGAGCGACAATGGCGTGGATTTGGCAAAGGTCCTGTGGATGTCCTTGATTTGCGAGTATTAAAAGGAATGGGTTATGAGGAATACGAGGCGTTTTCACCTGACCGTGATTGGATGCCCAATCTGGTTTTAATTGCCAAATCTATATATGTATGGTTGTCCCAGTTATCGAAAAAATATCAACGAGAGATAAAACATCTGGATGATATTCCAGATGAAGAATTAGACCAGTTAGCACAATGGGGGTTCTCCGGATTATGGCTTATTGGAGTATGGGAACGCTCAGAGGCGTCTAAGACTATTAAACGGTTAACAGGAAATCCAGAAGCCTTAGCCTCCGCATATTCCCTGTTTGATTATGAAATAGCACGGGATTTGGGCGGAGAGGAAGCATTAAAAAGATTGCAAGAACGAGCCATGCAAAAAGGAATACGCCTGGCAAGTGATATGGTGCCAAATCATTTTGGTATTTATTCCCGTTGGATTATCGAACATCCAGATTGGTTTATTCAGATGCCTTATCCGCCATTCCCTTCCTATCGGTTTCATGGCCCAAATTTATCCTCACATCCGGATATCTGTATTCAAATAGAAGATGGATATTGGGACCGTTCCGATGCAGCAGTCGTATTCAAATGGCAAAATTATCGGACGGGTGAAGTAAGGTATATTTATCATGGTAATGACGGGACACACATGCCCTGGAATGATACCGCACAATTAAATTTCCTTATGCCCGAAGTGCGAGAAGGAGTAAAAAGAAATATTCTTCATGTAGCGAGAATGTTTCCTATAATCCGTTTCGATGCGGCAATGACCCTTACAAAACGGCACTATCAACGATTATGGTTTCCGGCTCCCGGCGAAGGTGGGGCAATCCCATCCCGTGCTGAATGCGGTATGACACGCGAAGAATTTGATAAACATTTCCCGAAAGAATTCTGGAGAGAAGTTGTTGACACAATTGCCGAAGAGGCTCCAGATACTTTGTTATTGGCAGAAGCCTTCTGGTTATTGGAAGGTTATTTTGTGCGAACATTAGGTATGCACCGCGTTTATAACAGCGCCTTTATGAATATGCTTAAAATGGAAGACAATGCCAAATATCGGCAAACCATTAAAAATGTATTGGAATTTAGTCCCGCCGTATTACAACGATTTGTTAATTTTATGAACAATCCCGATGAAGAAACGGCTATTGCCCAGTTCGGTAAAGATGATAAATACTTTGGAATTGCCATGATGATGGTAACCCTGCCCGGCTTACCTATGTTCGGGCATGGTCAGATAGAAGGGTTCGCAGAAAAATATGGAATGGAATATCCGCGTGCCTATTGGGATGAAACTCCGGATGAAAATCTTATCCGACGGCATGAAAGAGAAATATTCCCGTTAATGAAGAAAAGGCACATATTCAGTGGTGCTCAACATTTTGCCATGTATGATTTTATTACCCCTCAAGGTTGGGTAGATGAAAATGTCTTTGCTTATTCAAACCGTTCCGGTTTAGAACGAGCACTAATTCTATACAACAACGCATATATTACAACACGGGGTCGTATTTATCGTTCAACATCAATTAATGTAGGACCCGCAGATAATCCCAATCTCATTACACGAACTTTAGGCGAAGCATTAGGATTAAAATCTACACCGGGTATTTTTTATATCTTCCATGATTTGCGAAAAGGATTGGATTATATCTATTCCGGGGCTCACCTTTGTGAACATGGGATTTATTTGGAACTACAAGGTTATGAATATGTCGCTTTATTGAATTGGCGGGAAGTTTATGACCGCGATGGTATCTGGAGCAAAGTTGCGGATATTCTATCCGGTAAAGGAATTCGAGATATAGAAAGTCTATATCATGAGTTCCTGTATTCAGATGTGATAGGACCCCTGGAAGAGGTTATAAAACCGGAGTTTATAGGTCCATTGATAGATGGAGAAGAAGTAGATGAAGAAAAATTATATACGGTTTTAGAACATTTCTGGTCTGCCTCCGCGAAAAGAATCCAATATCCATTCCCTATAAGACCATGGGTTGAACATTCTGTAAAGGAGTGTATGGATATTCATCATAGATATATTGAGTTTTGCAAATTGGGAGATATGCCCGAAATAGAATCCTATCTCGGCACACGACTTGCATTTCATAGTCCAGAACAGAGGAGATTATCGCGTATATTTACAGTATGGAGTTTGCTTCGTAATCTTGGTGGACTTTCTCTTATGTTAATAGGTCCTCCTTCGTATGAATCTAATGAAATTGCTTCAATAACTGCCCAATGGCTAAAGGAATGGCATTTGACCGATGTTATAGCAAGAGGTTTCGCTAAATTGGGTCTTGATGAAAATTCCGCAAGGAAAGATGCCGAACTTGTTCGTATTAGCATTGAACATTCAACACATTTAATCCGATTACAATACGGTCCCTGGGCTCCTTATTTATATCCTATGTTCTCTGATAAAGGAGTTCAACAAGTTCTTGGAATTCATGAATATGGGGGACGAACATGGTTGATAAAAGAAAACTTTGAAGATTTGCTTTTTATGCTTTTCGTTGCATTATGGTTATCTCGTTATCCGTGGAACGATAAAGCCAAAAAAGAATTATATATTTGCCTTGAAAACATCCATGAATTAATAATGTCCGCCTCGGAAACAGAATACGATTTCAATTGGCTTTTTGAATCAATTAAATAGATAAAGACTTACTTGGGAATGGCAAGATTTTTATTTGCAGTATTCCAGATTTTTAAATCGTCAAAACAACCCGTATCATCAAACGACCCCAATCCAATTTTTCCCTTTACAAATGTTTTATCTTCTGTTGCCATAATGGGCTTTTCCATGTCATCATAATAGACTTCAATCTTTCCCGTTTTTGTATCACGTACAATCGTTATCTGATGAAAATCCTGTGCCCAATCAGCTCCTTTTGTGCGTTCTTTTGCAATAGATACCCGAGGTTCATTATTTACAAGAAAAATAGAATGGGCATGGTCATCGGCTTTTGTTGCAATGTGTACATAATAAAAATGGGTTGGGTCCTGATAACCAAAGAAAAAGCAAAGGTCGCGATGTCCATATTCTTTTCCCGTTTGTTTTGCACGAACTGTAAGAGTAAAATCTTCAAACTCTACATCCTTGATTAATGCAATACTTTTAGGCGAACGAACTGCGGGTTCATACTTGCTGGGACC of Candidatus Hydrogenedens sp. contains these proteins:
- a CDS encoding alpha-amylase family glycosyl hydrolase, whose amino-acid sequence is MEFVKKNDWYPLSFLWRKKSWDTWDPQKTFQKLDKDISEKEKKVLWVRSLVEEVNRIYSHRPGFSYWSQGELRSLEIITEVFRYIIHYYSQQVKPLPMLDLGESLEKEWGDKIIRLLNEWLDEFPPETFYRQGVDANAFFTKEPRGNSQYEILWQEYLLGWITNQNPAVKKYKILFDDESLKKRQPLYPDSINKAESIIQQWPPLKETNRSLWDTLWEPIRACPNSLEEQLDYIRKNWSFFLPPSLLTELNFVWGIIQEERQWRGFGKGPVDVLDLRVLKGMGYEEYEAFSPDRDWMPNLVLIAKSIYVWLSQLSKKYQREIKHLDDIPDEELDQLAQWGFSGLWLIGVWERSEASKTIKRLTGNPEALASAYSLFDYEIARDLGGEEALKRLQERAMQKGIRLASDMVPNHFGIYSRWIIEHPDWFIQMPYPPFPSYRFHGPNLSSHPDICIQIEDGYWDRSDAAVVFKWQNYRTGEVRYIYHGNDGTHMPWNDTAQLNFLMPEVREGVKRNILHVARMFPIIRFDAAMTLTKRHYQRLWFPAPGEGGAIPSRAECGMTREEFDKHFPKEFWREVVDTIAEEAPDTLLLAEAFWLLEGYFVRTLGMHRVYNSAFMNMLKMEDNAKYRQTIKNVLEFSPAVLQRFVNFMNNPDEETAIAQFGKDDKYFGIAMMMVTLPGLPMFGHGQIEGFAEKYGMEYPRAYWDETPDENLIRRHEREIFPLMKKRHIFSGAQHFAMYDFITPQGWVDENVFAYSNRSGLERALILYNNAYITTRGRIYRSTSINVGPADNPNLITRTLGEALGLKSTPGIFYIFHDLRKGLDYIYSGAHLCEHGIYLELQGYEYVALLNWREVYDRDGIWSKVADILSGKGIRDIESLYHEFLYSDVIGPLEEVIKPEFIGPLIDGEEVDEEKLYTVLEHFWSASAKRIQYPFPIRPWVEHSVKECMDIHHRYIEFCKLGDMPEIESYLGTRLAFHSPEQRRLSRIFTVWSLLRNLGGLSLMLIGPPSYESNEIASITAQWLKEWHLTDVIARGFAKLGLDENSARKDAELVRISIEHSTHLIRLQYGPWAPYLYPMFSDKGVQQVLGIHEYGGRTWLIKENFEDLLFMLFVALWLSRYPWNDKAKKELYICLENIHELIMSASETEYDFNWLFESIK
- a CDS encoding helical backbone metal receptor yields the protein MMLFFCKDRFDTGLKVFYFSIVFCPLICIGIACSSRPEKSGIVSIGPNITEIIFALGANQQLKGIGDFDDYPPETQNINRIGSYLSPNLEKITSLKPATIIVSGEIPQLKELSQQLGIQYHSIPMDTLQQIYDGITLIGDITHTKNKAKYLITEMKNNFQKLEEMTKNLAPVPTLLVVGREPRDLSSIQVAGGQSFLSEILRLAGGKNVFEDSTQNYLEISSEQVLSKAPEVIVEFRCGENLTQKQLDALFLDWKALDSVPAIQKSRIYFILESYGMRPGPRICDIAQKIATLLHPEVELGL
- a CDS encoding ABC transporter ATP-binding protein, which codes for MNPVLKAENLSFCYHTEERLFENIQFSIASGKLTALVGPNGSGKSTLLRLLAGIIPTKQGKIFLNQAPISSLHARERAKKIAFLPQNIFPIFPLTVFEIIAMGRFPRKPIFSGLTQKDYEVIEQCMNIMNLNKLKDRLYSELSGGECKRTLIASILAQEPEILLLDEPLSGLDLPHQTETLHHLQKLSKEGYTVVIASHEINIVARFAHEFILLSSSHQIIAQGNAEETLTIDNLNNAYNTSFWVGIHPLTKGLLIEVEQKENP